From Bacillus sp. FSL K6-3431, the proteins below share one genomic window:
- a CDS encoding ImmA/IrrE family metallo-endopeptidase translates to MNETYQSMGIVTPKKINMLAIADCLNVKLRFWDDTSEATKIKGVHWIFLNEHLSPEEKWQDFGHELCHVLQHSGYQWNLPFEFRLYQEVKAENFMHHFCVPTFMLQDYEFTNYYNFDDGVPLIAKNFNVTEEFAKIRLNQYKKKVLQAHSDEEHRRYMESMYPKAPPYNEETNKVLDQLNALLIKKGVKV, encoded by the coding sequence GTGAACGAAACGTATCAGTCCATGGGTATTGTAACTCCGAAGAAAATTAATATGTTAGCAATAGCTGACTGTCTTAATGTTAAACTACGTTTTTGGGACGATACAAGTGAAGCAACAAAAATCAAAGGAGTACATTGGATATTTTTAAATGAACATCTAAGTCCTGAAGAAAAATGGCAGGATTTTGGTCATGAATTATGCCATGTTCTTCAACATTCCGGCTATCAATGGAACTTGCCATTCGAATTTCGTCTCTATCAGGAAGTAAAAGCGGAAAATTTTATGCACCATTTCTGCGTCCCAACTTTTATGTTACAAGATTACGAGTTTACTAATTATTATAATTTCGATGATGGAGTACCGTTAATAGCAAAAAACTTTAATGTCACAGAGGAATTTGCCAAGATAAGGCTCAACCAATATAAAAAGAAAGTTCTACAAGCCCATTCCGATGAGGAGCATCGTCGTTATATGGAATCTATGTATCCAAAAGCACCCCCATATAACGAAGAAACTAATAAAGTATTAGATCAATTAAATGCTCTATTAATAAAGAAAGGTGTGAAAGTTTAA
- a CDS encoding helix-turn-helix domain-containing protein, translated as MEFGGVFRALRQRAGFSQEEFAEKLHISQSDISKYENDVKTPDLPMFLQIIQVTQAPEVAVAFMLGMDGISIMQNLASLTTTLMGGFITLI; from the coding sequence ATGGAGTTTGGGGGAGTATTCAGAGCCTTAAGGCAAAGAGCAGGCTTTAGTCAAGAAGAATTTGCTGAAAAATTACATATAAGTCAGTCAGATATCAGCAAGTATGAAAATGATGTTAAAACACCAGATCTACCGATGTTCCTACAAATCATACAGGTTACACAGGCACCAGAAGTCGCAGTTGCTTTCATGCTAGGAATGGATGGGATTAGCATCATGCAGAACTTAGCAAGCTTAACAACTACTTTAATGGGTGGATTCATCACATTGATATAA
- a CDS encoding ORF6N domain-containing protein — MNQLQPIIQNNQRVLTTAQLAESFGADAKIVNRNFQRNSERYIQGKHYFALSGNELREFKGSRQFDDSLKFTSVLYLWTEKGAWLHAKSLNTDQAWDAYEMLVDDYYEIKNNVVPLNEKQSLIAVLKLTTLTAEETEELKQVTTEHSNEIKMLKQKVDNEITLDHGEQRRLQKAVASKAYELCHDAKERPKFFKEIYREIKDRFAVASYKDVKRHELQSAIRYVENWIPRKVS, encoded by the coding sequence ATGAATCAATTACAACCTATCATCCAAAACAATCAACGAGTATTAACAACTGCTCAACTTGCAGAATCGTTTGGGGCAGATGCCAAAATTGTTAATCGGAACTTTCAACGAAATTCAGAAAGATACATTCAAGGAAAACATTACTTTGCTCTTTCAGGTAACGAATTAAGAGAATTCAAAGGGTCACGTCAATTTGACGACAGCCTAAAGTTCACTTCCGTATTGTATCTCTGGACAGAAAAAGGAGCTTGGCTTCATGCAAAATCACTCAACACGGATCAAGCTTGGGATGCTTACGAAATGTTGGTTGATGATTATTACGAAATCAAAAACAATGTCGTTCCTTTAAACGAAAAACAATCTCTAATTGCAGTCTTGAAACTTACTACTTTAACAGCAGAAGAAACTGAGGAGCTGAAACAGGTGACAACTGAACACTCCAATGAAATCAAAATGCTTAAACAGAAAGTGGATAACGAGATCACGCTCGATCATGGCGAACAACGCAGATTACAGAAAGCAGTTGCGTCTAAAGCGTACGAGCTATGCCACGACGCAAAAGAGCGTCCGAAGTTTTTCAAAGAAATCTATCGTGAAATCAAGGATCGATTTGCAGTTGCTTCATATAAAGATGTAAAGCGTCACGAATTACAATCAGCAATTCGATACGTTGAAAACTGGATTCCAAGGAAGGTGAGCTAA
- a CDS encoding helix-turn-helix domain-containing protein: protein MSFEDVVRQIIREENEKHLKNIEQLLERHGYNEIPRFLTVPETAEILRIGRTATYELCQQAEVNGFPCFKDGNKIRIPYSALMNWIEQQSNQLIS, encoded by the coding sequence ATGTCCTTCGAAGATGTAGTACGACAAATTATTCGTGAAGAAAATGAGAAACACTTGAAAAATATTGAACAATTATTAGAACGACACGGATACAACGAGATTCCTAGATTCCTAACAGTTCCTGAGACAGCAGAAATATTAAGGATTGGCCGCACGGCAACTTATGAGCTTTGCCAACAAGCGGAAGTTAACGGCTTCCCTTGTTTCAAAGATGGAAACAAGATTAGGATTCCATACTCAGCATTAATGAATTGGATAGAACAGCAATCGAATCAATTAATCTCTTAA
- a CDS encoding site-specific integrase, protein MRGHVVKRGSKYSYIIDLGRDPVTKKRKQKRVSGFTSEKKARKSMIDMIAEINKGGYVEPTNKNLGEYLDEWLKHKEKRVAYGTYLHYEGFVRNHIKPAIGNVKTHELKPMQLQLFYDGLLDAGVLSARSIHHIHRIISNALNLGVRMGEVQRNIASAVDPVTVKKKELNYWDVEDVNKYVEVARSHKHFIAFYLAIFTGMRQGEVLGLKWDALDFDNKTIHVHRAIKRKEGGHVLDDLKNDPSYRSISMSESLMFELKKHKTRQKEEKLKLGEDYDDQGFVVATAVGSFVLPTNIGRAFRIMLKKTKVKQIRFHDMRHTHASLLFSQNIHPKIVQERLGHSSIQITLDTYSHMLPNMQEAAAAKLDEMFADKNIENENKNAL, encoded by the coding sequence ATGAGAGGACACGTTGTTAAACGTGGTAGTAAATACTCTTATATCATCGATCTAGGTCGTGATCCAGTTACGAAAAAGCGTAAGCAAAAACGTGTATCTGGATTTACAAGCGAAAAGAAAGCGCGTAAATCTATGATCGACATGATAGCAGAAATTAATAAGGGCGGGTATGTAGAACCGACTAACAAGAATTTAGGGGAATATCTTGATGAGTGGCTGAAGCATAAGGAAAAACGTGTGGCATATGGAACTTATCTTCACTATGAAGGATTTGTTCGTAATCACATTAAACCGGCTATAGGAAATGTTAAAACACATGAATTAAAACCAATGCAGCTACAATTATTTTATGATGGATTACTTGATGCTGGAGTATTATCCGCTCGATCTATACATCATATACACAGAATCATATCTAATGCGCTTAATTTAGGCGTAAGAATGGGTGAAGTCCAAAGAAATATTGCTAGTGCTGTAGATCCTGTAACGGTTAAAAAGAAAGAATTAAACTACTGGGATGTCGAGGATGTGAATAAGTATGTTGAAGTGGCCAGAAGTCATAAACACTTCATCGCTTTTTATCTAGCGATTTTTACTGGAATGAGACAAGGTGAAGTATTAGGATTGAAGTGGGATGCGCTAGACTTTGATAACAAAACCATACATGTACACCGAGCAATAAAAAGAAAAGAAGGCGGACATGTATTAGATGATTTAAAAAACGATCCAAGCTATCGGTCTATATCTATGTCAGAAAGTTTAATGTTTGAGTTAAAAAAGCATAAGACCAGACAAAAAGAGGAAAAGTTAAAACTTGGTGAGGATTATGACGATCAAGGATTTGTTGTGGCTACGGCTGTAGGCTCTTTCGTGCTACCTACAAATATCGGAAGGGCATTCCGGATAATGTTAAAAAAGACGAAAGTAAAGCAGATACGCTTCCATGACATGCGGCATACTCATGCATCATTGCTATTTAGTCAAAACATCCATCCTAAAATTGTACAGGAACGTTTGGGCCATTCGTCAATACAGATTACTTTAGACACTTATTCTCACATGCTACCAAACATGCAAGAAGCAGCAGCCGCTAAATTGGATGAAATGTTTGCTGATAAAAACATTGAAAATGAGAACAAAAATGCACTTTAG
- a CDS encoding RecT family recombinase — translation MTNTKEIQKSDPKEVIAGTLTRGEVATLKQTLTPQGISDAQFNLYIQTCAASGLNPFLGHIYAIPYNGKMDIQISVEGIHYRARKHPDYITASAEVIGENEVDNFEAELVDGEFKIMKHKIALPIRGKAVAAYAITKRKGAPDQVIFMDRSEVEHLEKGRNPLWKSNFNDMFKKHVMKRALKAQFGVDIDDHTIQGTKDAVQEDSRQSQCREINISETESVDEETMLQQVNAEVLELAKVKKITIPEIRTISEKNFGKSFSDLNLQQMTGLKRIIELQPAKKPVQKKEDAIEAEYTEVQDEPPVEPEKPSAADIDFGNIDFDEMQEEFPFE, via the coding sequence ATGACAAACACTAAAGAAATACAAAAATCAGATCCAAAAGAAGTTATTGCCGGAACATTAACTCGTGGTGAAGTTGCAACACTGAAACAAACATTAACACCGCAAGGTATCAGCGATGCACAATTTAATCTATATATTCAAACGTGTGCTGCATCTGGTTTAAATCCGTTTCTAGGGCATATATACGCCATCCCATATAACGGCAAGATGGACATTCAAATCAGTGTAGAGGGCATCCATTACAGAGCTAGAAAGCATCCAGATTACATCACGGCATCAGCAGAAGTAATTGGGGAAAACGAAGTTGATAACTTTGAAGCTGAACTGGTGGATGGAGAATTTAAAATCATGAAACACAAAATAGCCCTACCGATCAGAGGGAAGGCAGTTGCAGCTTATGCCATTACTAAACGAAAAGGCGCACCGGATCAAGTTATTTTCATGGATCGTTCAGAAGTCGAGCATTTGGAAAAAGGTAGAAATCCATTATGGAAATCAAACTTCAACGACATGTTCAAAAAGCACGTGATGAAACGCGCCCTGAAAGCTCAGTTTGGTGTAGATATCGATGATCATACGATCCAAGGGACAAAGGATGCAGTACAAGAAGATAGCCGCCAATCGCAATGTAGGGAGATTAATATCAGTGAAACTGAATCGGTAGATGAAGAAACGATGTTACAACAAGTTAATGCGGAAGTGCTAGAGCTAGCTAAAGTGAAAAAAATTACAATCCCGGAAATTCGCACGATATCGGAGAAAAATTTCGGTAAATCGTTTAGCGATTTAAATCTTCAACAAATGACCGGGCTTAAAAGAATTATTGAATTACAACCAGCTAAAAAGCCTGTACAGAAGAAAGAAGATGCAATTGAAGCTGAATATACAGAAGTTCAAGATGAACCTCCGGTAGAGCCAGAGAAGCCATCTGCAGCAGATATAGACTTCGGAAATATTGATTTTGATGAAATGCAAGAGGAATTCCCATTTGAATAA
- a CDS encoding aldehyde dehydrogenase family protein, translated as MKMGLYIDGEYNKTDTMYELINPYNNELIAKVSEGTTEDMKKAVASAHQAFQKMKRTSALERANILFNAARLLNDRKEEFAKLITVEAGKPITASRAEVERSVQTLQFSGEEAKQSQGEYIPLGAATGGTGRDAYTVFEPLGVVGAVTPFNFPLNLTVHKVGPAIAAGNTIVVKPAEKTPLSALKLAELFTKAGLPDGALNVIPGEGKAIVKVLLEDERVKKISFTGSPEVGKEIKNQAGLKRMTLELGSNSALYVDASVKDELKNIVQKSVNGAFAYNGQVCIHTQRIYVHEEIADAFLEEFVKGTEKLTFGDPLDEKTVITGMINKKSRERVLAWVREAVDGGAELLTGGVTRETGILPTVLTNVHASAKVVCEEVFGPVVVINRVASPEKALELMNDSQYGLNAGVFTNNLKQSLYFAHELEVGQVLINDVPTLRFDNMPYGGVKESGYGHEGVKYAIREMTKMKLISLNYQF; from the coding sequence ATGAAAATGGGTCTATATATTGATGGTGAATATAATAAAACGGATACAATGTATGAATTAATCAATCCGTATAACAACGAACTGATAGCAAAAGTATCGGAAGGAACAACGGAAGATATGAAAAAGGCTGTCGCTTCAGCTCATCAAGCTTTTCAAAAAATGAAACGGACATCCGCCTTAGAGCGCGCAAACATTTTATTCAATGCTGCACGCTTACTAAATGATAGAAAAGAAGAATTTGCGAAGCTTATTACAGTGGAAGCAGGAAAACCAATTACGGCATCAAGAGCAGAAGTAGAACGATCTGTACAAACATTACAATTTTCCGGAGAAGAAGCAAAACAAAGCCAAGGAGAGTATATTCCCCTTGGGGCAGCTACAGGCGGTACTGGAAGGGACGCTTATACTGTTTTTGAGCCGCTAGGAGTGGTTGGGGCAGTGACACCTTTTAATTTTCCATTAAACCTTACCGTTCATAAAGTAGGACCAGCAATTGCCGCGGGAAATACAATTGTTGTCAAACCAGCTGAGAAAACCCCATTATCCGCATTAAAACTGGCAGAGCTGTTCACGAAAGCCGGCTTGCCTGATGGGGCGTTAAATGTAATTCCAGGAGAAGGAAAGGCTATAGTAAAAGTGCTACTGGAAGATGAGAGGGTGAAGAAGATTTCGTTCACGGGAAGTCCAGAGGTTGGTAAAGAGATAAAAAATCAAGCGGGACTGAAAAGAATGACTTTAGAGCTTGGAAGCAACTCAGCATTGTATGTAGATGCTTCTGTAAAAGATGAGCTTAAAAATATTGTGCAGAAATCTGTAAATGGAGCTTTTGCCTATAATGGACAAGTGTGTATCCATACACAAAGAATTTATGTTCATGAAGAAATAGCGGATGCATTTTTAGAGGAGTTTGTAAAAGGAACAGAAAAGCTTACTTTCGGTGATCCCCTTGATGAAAAAACGGTCATTACTGGAATGATTAATAAGAAATCGCGAGAGCGTGTGCTTGCATGGGTGAGAGAAGCAGTAGATGGTGGTGCTGAGCTACTCACTGGAGGTGTGACACGGGAGACAGGTATATTGCCGACTGTTCTAACGAATGTCCACGCGTCTGCTAAGGTGGTATGTGAAGAAGTATTTGGTCCCGTTGTTGTGATTAATCGTGTGGCATCTCCGGAAAAGGCACTTGAGTTAATGAACGATAGTCAGTACGGATTAAATGCGGGGGTATTTACGAACAATTTGAAGCAATCACTGTATTTTGCTCATGAACTAGAAGTCGGTCAAGTTTTAATCAATGATGTCCCTACGCTTCGATTTGATAATATGCCTTATGGTGGTGTGAAAGAGTCAGGCTATGGCCATGAAGGAGTAAAATATGCTATCAGAGAAATGACAAAGATGAAGCTAATTAGTTTAAACTATCAGTTTTGA
- a CDS encoding YqaI family protein: MPPVENPMVIDALWNDQEKHWGTDAMGEEIFEGESIVEIDGETILEDNLEDYLVEHLGAKFTLAK; this comes from the coding sequence ATGCCACCAGTAGAGAATCCAATGGTAATCGATGCACTTTGGAACGATCAAGAAAAACATTGGGGTACTGATGCAATGGGTGAAGAGATTTTTGAAGGTGAGTCAATTGTCGAGATCGACGGTGAAACAATCCTGGAGGATAACTTGGAAGATTATTTAGTAGAGCATCTGGGAGCCAAGTTCACATTAGCAAAATAA
- a CDS encoding helix-turn-helix domain-containing protein: MEIGHRIISLRESKGWNQRELAKRVNLNASVMNRIESGERPIKDHELAKISDVLEVKSDYLLGRSNNPNMTEDDEFQEFISDPELGRWYKELPKSKEEDLRKLRKMWEIIKSEKD; encoded by the coding sequence ATGGAAATAGGACATAGAATTATATCCCTAAGAGAAAGCAAAGGATGGAATCAACGAGAATTAGCTAAGAGGGTTAATTTGAATGCTAGTGTAATGAATAGAATTGAATCAGGTGAAAGACCTATTAAGGATCATGAACTAGCTAAGATTTCAGATGTATTAGAAGTTAAATCTGACTATCTTTTAGGTAGATCTAATAATCCTAATATGACTGAGGACGATGAATTTCAAGAGTTCATCAGTGACCCTGAGCTTGGACGCTGGTATAAAGAGTTACCTAAATCTAAAGAAGAGGATTTAAGGAAACTCCGTAAGATGTGGGAAATTATTAAGAGCGAAAAAGATTGA
- a CDS encoding helix-turn-helix domain-containing protein → MQTLDLQYIKNRRIELEKTLQEMADSLGMKNASTYLKYENGTYAFKAEQLPMLSKTLKCKIPDFFNRNVAKTAI, encoded by the coding sequence ATGCAAACACTAGATTTACAATACATCAAGAATCGACGGATTGAGCTTGAAAAAACTTTGCAAGAAATGGCTGACAGCTTAGGAATGAAGAATGCATCAACTTATTTAAAGTATGAGAATGGCACTTATGCATTCAAAGCAGAGCAACTTCCTATGTTATCTAAAACGTTAAAATGCAAGATTCCAGATTTTTTTAACCGGAACGTTGCTAAAACAGCAATTTAG